TGGAGTCGATCGTTGAGCCGTTCGATGGAACGAGGAACTGCTTCCACGATTAAAACCAAGTGATTCCAAGCCGCGAATGAGGTATCGGGCAGCGCGATTGGAGAGGACAAGGGTAGATCCTCCCCCTCCCCTTCAATCCCCATTGCGTCCCAATCCGGGGGACTGGGGGGCAAAAGCAGGGTGAATTGACTGCCGCGATTGACTTTGGAAATAAAGGAAATTTCTCCCCCGTGGGCGCGAGCCAGCCGTTGGGTTAACACAAGTCCCAATCCCGTACCTTCAAATTGACGAGTCAGGGGGCTTTCGAGTTGTTGGAATTTTTGGAAAATGAGGTGCTGGGAGGCTTCGGGAATGCCGATTCCGGTGTCCCAGACGGTAAATTCGATCCACCCTTCCCAACGACTGACTTTCAAGCCCATTTTTCCCCCGGCTGGCGTGAATTTCAGGGCATTATCTAACAAGTGGAGGAGCATCTGGCGCAGGCGCAGTTCGTCGGCGACGATGGTTTCTAAACCCGGTTCGATCTCGAGGGTAAATCGAACGGGTAAGGTTTTATGGCGCTCGTCCTTGGCTGATTGTTGGGCGATGGCTTGTTGGTAAGCGCGATCGCAAACGGCGCGCACCCTAACTAAATCGAAAGTCAGTTTGAGCTGTCCCGCCTCAATGCGCGTTAAATCCAACAAGTCGTTAACGACGCTCATCAATTGCTGTCCGCTTTGATGGATCAATTGAGCGTAGCGCGCTTGACGCTGGGTAAGTTCCCCCAATTTTCGATCCTTAAGCAGGCTGGACAGTCCTAAAACGGCGGTTAGCGGGGTTTTGAGTTCGTGGCTGATGCAGGCGAGGAATTCGTCCTTAAGTCGATTCAACTGCACCAAGTCGGCGTTTTTAGCGGCGAGTTCCTTACAGAGTTGGTGCTGTTCTGTGATATCCGTTGCCAGGATTAACCACAGGGGAGATTGGAAATGAGCAATTTCGTCAATGCCCAAACCACTTCCCCAATCTCCCGATAAATTGAGGGGAAATTTCACAAATTGCCAAATCGTGCCATAGGTTGCGCCGGATTTTCCGATCGCGGTTTGGGCGTTAAAGGTTTCTCCCTCAAACCCCTCGGTTTGGGAAAAGATGGACGAGCGATCCGAGCGATCCTCTTCGTCCTGAACTAAATTACACCAAGCACTGACAAAATGGCTGCCACTCCAATGTTCGGGGGATGTGGTTTGTCCTTCTTCTCCAATTTCCTTGCGCCAGATAAGATTTTGGTGGCGAACCTCTCCGCGATCGGTTTGCAGCATTAAAGGAATAGGCAGTTTATCGAGCAGTTGCAAAAGAGCAGACCAGCTTATGGAAGAGGCAAACGGGAGGTGGATGTTCTCAAAGTCGCGGTCGCGGGAAAATTGCGATTGGAGTAATTGCAGGCTGTCTAAAAGTCCAATAAACTTGCCTTCAGGATCGACCAAGGCGCAGGTTTGAGCGGCTTGCGCCCCTAAACGTCCGGCTTGCAAATAGGGAAAAAAGTCCCTAACGTTCATTTGTGAGGGAAGAATGGCAACGGGTTCTATCAGCGATCGCAAGTCGAGGGGATCGATTTCACAATCTGGATTGTAGGAAGGTCCCCCTAAGCCCGAATAAACCGGCAAACAGCGCAAAAGATGCGGCATCATCGCTTTGAGCTTAAGAATTCCCAAGGGCGCTTGGTGTTCGCTAACGACAACGATCGCGTCATTTTGACCGCTCAGGAAAATCGATTTGAGGCTATCGAGAGTTGCTGTCGGCGCGCAAATGGGAACCGTTTGAACAAATTGCTGTAGCGAAAAAACGGAAGTTGACATGGGGAACTCGGCTAAGGGCAAGGTTGCCAAGGGAACGCCCAGGCAAGGAAATTCAGGAAAGTAATTATAAATTTTAAGGTAAGAATTTTCGATGAGATTATGGCTTTCATTATGACGCTTTGGAAGCCTGACGCGGGGACGGTGCTTACAATTAATTACATTTCTCACCAGGGATGTATAAATGTTAATCTTTATAAATGAGATATTAAATTTTTCAGTAAAAAGTTAAATTCAAGCACTATATATGGTTAATGTCCGATAATCTGCAAGATAGGGCTTTTGCGCCTAACCCCTCAATTTCCCAATTGGTTCTCTATATATTGAGCGAGACTTCAGCACTCACTCAGTCATTGCCAGCGTCTTTAGATATGGATCGCTATCGTACTGTTGTGCTGCAATCTCCTGCTGAATTTATTGAAGCAGTGGAGCGAGACAAAGAGGAGATCGATTGTTTGATCTTAGAGGACGGACGGGATACGGTTGAAATTCTGGAAAAGTTGCGCGATCGCGGACTATTATTGCCTGCGGTAATGCTC
The Lusitaniella coriacea LEGE 07157 DNA segment above includes these coding regions:
- a CDS encoding ATP-binding response regulator; translated protein: MSTSVFSLQQFVQTVPICAPTATLDSLKSIFLSGQNDAIVVVSEHQAPLGILKLKAMMPHLLRCLPVYSGLGGPSYNPDCEIDPLDLRSLIEPVAILPSQMNVRDFFPYLQAGRLGAQAAQTCALVDPEGKFIGLLDSLQLLQSQFSRDRDFENIHLPFASSISWSALLQLLDKLPIPLMLQTDRGEVRHQNLIWRKEIGEEGQTTSPEHWSGSHFVSAWCNLVQDEEDRSDRSSIFSQTEGFEGETFNAQTAIGKSGATYGTIWQFVKFPLNLSGDWGSGLGIDEIAHFQSPLWLILATDITEQHQLCKELAAKNADLVQLNRLKDEFLACISHELKTPLTAVLGLSSLLKDRKLGELTQRQARYAQLIHQSGQQLMSVVNDLLDLTRIEAGQLKLTFDLVRVRAVCDRAYQQAIAQQSAKDERHKTLPVRFTLEIEPGLETIVADELRLRQMLLHLLDNALKFTPAGGKMGLKVSRWEGWIEFTVWDTGIGIPEASQHLIFQKFQQLESPLTRQFEGTGLGLVLTQRLARAHGGEISFISKVNRGSQFTLLLPPSPPDWDAMGIEGEGEDLPLSSPIALPDTSFAAWNHLVLIVEAVPRSIERLNDRLQQLGYRVAIARSGTEALEKARQLKPRAIFLNPLLPLLSGWDVLTLLKADEKTQSIPTIVMATWAEKERAKLNQADGFLSLPIEKPALQEALYNLGERFAQNPRKLTLLHLNPEGHHVNAGENAIFSTHLDAALNSSSSSLNYRIVATDDLEQADTLSRVWQPNVLLIDAASLIDPLSYLKDLKTHKHLACLPIVTLDPAIAESANQIGGLAVFPCLVPINRHQIAPLLQAIQIAANMSSQPHILAIGDCELETPEENGTQENSHDLERQGNSGEPELLKAFVQYLQTAGLKSHLTHSWSEVQHKIQHHGVNLLCIYLGRHSSPHLNPTLLQELQKLAQLPMKPPILIIDRRDPPDPDSPTPKEASNPETQLLSLFKEVSTKVLRGHSYSCTDLLEYIHQILSGQVELEQYNH